The following are encoded together in the Acinetobacter radioresistens DSM 6976 = NBRC 102413 = CIP 103788 genome:
- a CDS encoding ABC transporter permease: protein MSPLMRARLQRFTHNRLGMGCLIIFILIFICSLAAEFIANDKPLLVKYENSYYVPVLKEYPETAFGGVFETEADYKDPVVQQLINAKGWAIWPLIEFSYQTPNLELAVPVPSPPTAQNWLGTDDQGRDVLARVLYGLRISLLFGFALTFFAALIGIVIGAVQGYYGGWIDLLGQRVLEVWGGLPMLFMVMILVSMFTPNVYWLFLIMLLFGWPALVGLVRAEFLRARNFDYVRAARALGVKDHAIIFRHILPNAMSSSLSQLPFMLTANITSLTALDFLGYGLPPDAASLGEILLQGKNNLNAPWLALSGFFSLALVLSLLIYIGEATRDAFDPRRQ, encoded by the coding sequence TTTTATTCTGATTTTTATTTGTTCTCTTGCGGCAGAGTTTATCGCCAATGATAAACCGCTACTGGTGAAATATGAAAATTCTTATTATGTGCCTGTACTGAAGGAATATCCGGAAACAGCTTTTGGCGGAGTTTTTGAAACGGAAGCTGACTATAAAGATCCGGTGGTACAGCAGCTTATCAACGCCAAAGGCTGGGCAATCTGGCCCTTAATTGAATTTTCTTATCAGACGCCAAATCTTGAACTGGCTGTTCCTGTGCCATCGCCACCAACAGCACAAAACTGGTTAGGTACTGATGATCAGGGAAGAGATGTACTGGCACGTGTTTTATATGGTTTGCGTATTTCTTTACTGTTCGGCTTTGCCCTGACATTTTTTGCTGCCTTAATTGGTATCGTGATAGGTGCAGTACAAGGCTATTACGGTGGGTGGATTGATCTGCTCGGGCAGCGTGTACTTGAGGTATGGGGTGGCCTGCCCATGCTGTTTATGGTCATGATTCTGGTCAGTATGTTTACTCCAAATGTTTATTGGCTATTTCTGATTATGTTACTGTTTGGCTGGCCAGCCCTGGTTGGTCTGGTTCGGGCAGAGTTTTTGCGTGCAAGAAATTTCGATTATGTGCGCGCTGCACGTGCGCTGGGAGTAAAAGATCATGCCATTATCTTCCGGCATATTCTTCCCAATGCCATGAGTTCCAGTCTGTCCCAGCTCCCTTTTATGCTTACCGCCAATATTACTTCCCTGACTGCACTGGATTTCTTGGGCTATGGTTTACCACCTGATGCTGCATCATTAGGGGAAATTCTGCTGCAAGGGAAAAATAATCTTAATGCGCCCTGGCTGGCTTTATCTGGTTTTTTTAGTCTAGCACTGGTTCTTTCATTATTGATCTATATTGGGGAGGCAACCCGCGATGCATTTGACCCAAGACGCCAGTGA